Part of the Nerophis lumbriciformis linkage group LG24, RoL_Nlum_v2.1, whole genome shotgun sequence genome, TATTAATACGGTAATTAAATCATCTTTTTGAGGGCTTTAACATACTGGAAAACGTAGCAAATCTTGCAACTTTATGAATATCGGTGAAAAATTGCACGTACAACACAATTGAAATGCACAAAAGTCATGAAAGACCATAACTAAGATTCATAGGTAGTCAGCCATTTTGGTATGCAGGGACCATTTTTGGGACTATCTAATTTTTCTTCAGTTTCCCGTGTAATGTTCAAACGTGAGTAGTTTAATTCAATCTGTTGAATACGTCGGTAAGGGTATAAAATGAAAGCTGTTTATGTCACAGTTAAGCGGATTTAGGGCTGGGTGTTACGgcggaaaactgtatcacgatataagcgtTTTGTATTGGTCGACATCGGTAagtgttgatatttttatgacccaTCGAAAAAAGGATcaggagaaaaatataataaatgtaaacatttttatttcaaaagtaccTGATTGTAATCCCATCAGCTATCAAggcggaaaggaaatgtcaacaccagCATGGAAATCACTCAATCAATGTAAACTAAATGGTAAAataacattgaacacttaacgatAACCCCTTTAAATtaatgtgcaaaaataaggacaatttaAGAAATGCTTGTtagagtgtaacaaaatagtgcaacgtgtgaaaatgtaaacagagaaacctgagaataactattttctgcatgtTTAGTGCCAGTTACATTTAactgtaacatttaatttggtcaGTTATTCTGATTCAAGTATGGAAATGAATGTATGttttgcagtaattatttaaatattattacacCAAAATACTATGGTtctattttctatattttttaaattattttatttatacagtcctgCGCTTgggttcctacctgttgtttccgtaTACCCGAATAGGGAGCGGACAAGGGTTGAAAAGTAAAAGAAATggtcccttttaaaaaaaaataataataatacttaaatccaaaaaactgccatactgttgaGGTGACTTCCTCTTTTATTTGCAATTTCTTCATaaattactttctcttctcactccatgcaaagaaacaAAAGCCAGACAACAAGACGGCCAACCAAACTTGATACTGGTAATGTTAATGTCTCACCCCCACTGATcaatgatcacttcctgcgttgctcactTACCAGAAAGCATGAGCCTTTGTTTatacaaccaaccttgctttgtaacctttttcttccggccaaaaaaaatatatgtatcaaactttttatttatttattgcgtGTCTATGGCGATCTATACTGATATTGTTTTATTGACCCAGTCATAGGTAGATGGTTAGAGAGCGCTGGTGTTTGATCATTGTGACCCGCTGTCATCCTAGTTCAAACCTTTAGGATACGCACATGCAGAAAGAACGCAAGGATTGATTTATGGTCTTGCTAACCTCTTTAATCTCTTCATGGCGGCCATTGCATCCATTTTGTTGATCATTTGGTACGCAAAGATCTCCTGTGGGTGAGCATTTGGAAGAATGCCAACATTTCATTGTTTATGCATATGTGTTTATAAAGTTTTAATTGTGACAAAATAGACAATCTGTTCGGTTAAACCACCAACAAAAGCTAGCCTGTGatgtaactttgagcaagttgcaaacagcccctttaaatcgCTGCGTATAATAATATTGTGTATCGTATTTTCAGGACTTTAGAGTGCAACAGTATATagtccgcacccacaaaatttcaaaagaaaaaactatttttccatatataagccacaggtgtatatatatatatatatatatatatgttgtgaaatgagttatttacacagaaaaactttgtaaatgtttatttacataccttaattgtttccaaacagtgtctctAACACTACAgcgaaacggctgatcaaacaaaacagaagtcatcgtcatggacccacgagctgcggaagctagctctccaatcagctaatcagactcaataactccatggtgacgttttggttaaatttatgaaagtgaaacaatacaaaaagaatgccattgtaagttaataatattaacacagacacctgtaaacgtgttagcatattaggtaattctaacgacgctagcttgattacattacaatagcatgtacaaatatgcatgaaaacactccaacagacatcacacatgggacggtttactaaatatgaattgttttagttatattgtaaaacctccAAACATTGCCTGGAGTGATGGTGAATGaaaaatccatacaagtagaaacgctgtgGACAGCTAGATGACAGACTGTCACTTGTACTTCCGTTTAAAAGCTCAGTCTAAAAGGGCAATGCAGCACTGCAACACCTACagggagcgaactcgtccaaaagatggcgccatagcacaaacaataacacccatTCAGCCAGTTTGCATTATGAtttcagggcgttcaatcgttcgcaactaGGTTGCTTGGATTGTCTTGTAAGATGTTtggccgctcatccgagtaggcttcatcagtttgtgcccatagacttcgattggtcagatctagtccaaacagttggtgccaaaaccccaaatatctatccatcccttttctactgcttgttctgctataaatatttggagttttggcaccaaccgtttggactagatctgaccaagctaAGTCTGTGAACATgcgctgatgaagcctactcggatgagtggcgaaacgtcttccaagacaaaccaagcagtctagttgcgaacgattgaacgccctgatataacgacctggatgaatgagaaccttcataggtgTATTTGCATTATGGTCgtaagcgaagaaaaatccataaactagCTGCACCAATTTATCAACCGCAaggtacaaagcgtaggaaaacagttgtggcttatagtctggaatttacagtaattgtGTCACCCTCATGCGTGATGATATTATTATGAATTTTCTGTATTTCGTCTTCAAGATCAACCAGAGCTGGCTCTTTCCGTCTGGAATGAAGACTTCCAACCCGGTAATCAGCCGCAGGAAGAGGCGGAGCAATCCGAGGAGGAATGGATAGCGCCTTTGGGCAACGAGATGACAGCGGGCGCCGAGTTCGACAGCAAAGTTGGCGTCATGGCACCTTTCTCTGAATTTCCAAGCACCAAAGAAAAGAGTCCCCAGCAGAGCAGCTCACAGGAGCAGATGGCGGCGGCGTGCGGGGACGAGGCCTCCTTCAGCGCCGCAGCCATCGACAGCGAAGAGGAGTGGAAAGGCGACGAGAGCGTTCCCAGCGACGACAGCGGGGACGAGTGGAAGAAGAGCAAAAAATCCCAGTTCAAAGTCCGAGAGAAAAGAAAGTCGGCCATCAGCTGCAAGGTCTGCGGCAAGGGCTTCCACGCCATGATCTCACTGGCCAATCACAGCGAGGCTCACGCCAAAGACATGTGCGGCGTCTGCGGCAAGCGCTTTGAGTCCGACGCGGACTTCACCGGCCACGTCAAGACGCACATGAGAGGCAGCGTGTGCGGCGTCTGCGGCAAAGGCTTCGGCACGACCAAGGCTCTGGAGACGCACATGCGGGTGCACACGGGCGAGAAGCCCTTCAAGTGCGGCGAGTGCCACAAAGCCTTCAACTGCCAGCACAACATGCGGCGGCACATGCGCACGCACACCGGTGAGAAGCCGTACGCCTGCGACGTGTGCGGCCAGCACTTCAACGACCACTCCACCAGGAAGCGCCACATGATGATCCACGAGTGCGAAGCCATGGAGATCACGACGTCCACGTCCCCCAGTCAGCAGACGGGCAGGGTCATATGTGCGGTGTGCGGCAAGATGTTCAACTCCCTCACCACCCTGGTCAACCACGGCAACAGTCACCCCACCGACTGCGGCGTGTGCGGCCTTCACATGGACTCCCAGGACGACTTGACGCTCCACCGCAAGTCCCACTGCGACGGCAAGGAGTGCGCCATGTGCGGCAAGTGTTTCGACAGCTGCAAAGAGCTGGAGGTGCACATCCGCGTCCACACGGGCGAGAAGCCCTTCCTGTGCAGCCACTGCGGCAAGGCCTTCAACTACCAACAGAACATGAAGCGACACATGCGCACGCACACGGGAGAGAAGCCGTACGCCTGCTCCGTGTGCGGCAAGAGGTTCAACGACTACTCGGCCCGGAAGCGCCACCTGCAGATGCACGAGAACAAGAAGAACGCGGGAGAGAATGACGCCCAGGGCGCCGCAGGCGCCATGCCGAAACCCAAGCGGCGAGAGATCTGCGTGGTGTGCGGTAAGATGTTCCATTCCATCATCTCCCTGGTGAACCACGCCAACAGTCACACCACGGACTGCGGCGTGTGTGGCGCGCGCATGGAGTGCCAGAGCGACCTGATGGTCCACCTGAAGACCCACCGGAACGGCAAGGTGTGCCACGAGTGCGGCAAGTGCTTCGACAGCCGCCGAGACCTGGAGACCCACATGCGGGTGCACACGGGCGAGAAGCCCTTCTCGTGCGCCGTGTGCAACAAGGCCTTCAACTGCCTGCACAACATGAACCGCCACGAGCGCACGCACACGGGAGAAAAGCCCTACGCCTGCTCCGTGTGCGGCCGCTGCTTCGCCGACCGCTCCGGGCTCAAGAAGCACAGCACCGTGCACACGGGTGAGAAGGCGCACAGCTGCGAGGTCTGCGGGAAGAGCTTCTTCCGGAAGGCCTACGTGAGACTTCACATGAAGACACACGGCTTGCAACCTAAGCCTCCTGTTCCTGAGTCTTTCGGGGCTTAGATAGGTCTGAACTTTTTCTCCTTAGGGCTGCACAAGTAAAATAGGATTTGTACATAACAGCGATCCAATGTTTATGCTAAACTTTACCAACATCCTAGCTTTGTGTTACAGCTAACAAAGCAAACACTGTAGACTAGTCTTCTTTTTTCTAAGTGCCCCAATTTGTTGTTCCATTTTTAAATACGTTACGCGTCAAACTTATGCCTGGTTTTTGCTCTTTTTTGAAGTGAAGACATTAGTCCGTTCATAGCGTATGCTAACAGCGTATGCTAATGTGTTGACAAAATAATTAGGAGTGtccaaaaaaaatctatttttgattgactcacaatttaaaatttagatttttaatttataatttttttaatctgtcctgtccagccactcaggccaatcatatatagttgatgtagaagcccacatctgctgtacacatttattttgcaaaagagaagtgttggacacTTTCATTGTTGCCTTATTTTATTTGAGTAAATGTTTGGAtgacattttattaaacaaaaccagttttcttctaagtaatacaaacatttatcagcgctgtttgtctttttttatggaggaatgtcgtTAATCATAGATAAGGCATCCGATGTTAtttaaagtattgattttgaattaggATTCTGTTTATTGAATGGGTACCCCCAAGAATCTAATTGTGTGGTgcacaaagattcacagccttgaTTATGTTAACTCTACCAATGTGTCGTTTTTCTCTCCGTTTGAACACAATTGTGTATCTTAAGTTATTCCACATGACGTCATGTTAATTGATGAACCCGTCTAATGAGTGAACAAATGAAGCAATTTAAAATTTTAGTAGTCTATAAAAGTTGATGGTTAGATCCATTCTGAAACACACATAATCCCATGGTGTCACAATATATCCATTAATTTCGTCTAATTAAACTATAAAAACAAAGCCGTCTTAATTTGGTATTGACTAATTTCTGGAAGTTTCGCGCTTTGTTCTTTTTTCATGGGGGCGGGTGACCTGCTTCACGGATTTTTAGTGTCATATTTGTTTGTTGTATCTTAGTTTTCGTGGCCAGGTGTCTTACTTGAGAAAACGTTTAAATTCAGATAAATTCAAGTTGGATGTTTTCCACGTTGTTCAGGTCTCCGTCGCGTGACCTGCTATATCGTTACACTCTGGAAACGTTTCTTCTTTACGTATTTCTGGGAGTGTAATGGCTCCATTTGTCCACTAGATGGAGCTGCATTGCAATGACTGACATGGTGTGTAGAGGGGCTTCACTAAGTTCTGACGCAAGAAGGTTCCGAACGTTAGACTGCTTGTGGgcgtcccacaatgcattgcgagaATCCACACCTTCACGCTAACCCCACGTGTGGTGGGCGGGGCTACTTTTAGGAGCTGTCAACTGTCAATCACTGTAAATTCATCCAATGAGAAGACCCCGGGGAGTGTGGGGGGGCATAGACGCAGCGTGTTGCTGACGTCATCCGTCTGGTGTGGACTTACGCCTGCGGTTCTCTCCTCTTTTTACGCCCCTGCCAAAAAAGCCTGCCCAACATCCCGCCTCCCCCTGCCCCCCTCCTCTGTCCCCGGCAGCTGCTCGGTGGACGGCGTGCAGCGGCCGCAGGGAGGACGCCATGAGCGTTCCGGCGTGTTCCCGCAGGCTGGCGCGTCGCTCCAAGGCTGCGGTGGTCGTTGCCGCGCTGGCCGTGCTGCTCATCCAGACTCTGCTGGTGTGGAACTTCAGCAGCTTGGACGCCTCATCTGGCGGGGACCATGGAGGCAGCCGCAGCCGCGAGAAGCGATCCGCCGCGGGGGCGGACAAAGCCGACAGACCGCCGCCGAGAAGCGGACTGCAAAGGAAGAGTGACCCGCCGCCGCACGGAAAGGCGGTCGTGAGACACAAGCTGCGAGCGGTAGGTCCATGGTGTGAATgtccgtgtttgtgtgtgtgtgcgtgagatgTTTCCAAGATGCTTGTGCATCTCTCAGCGAGCTCGACCAGCGGAGCCGAACTTGGAGCACAATTGAGGCAATTTAAGGTGTCCGAGAACCTGCTGGTTTCTTGTAGAAATGCCGGTTAAAGCAGGTTGCCAGGTGCAAACCTCCATAAAAAAAATCGCCGAGCAACGCCGATCGGAAAACCGAACTGACTTTAACCGAAATTAACTTAATTGGTACAAGTTACTGTGATATTATTAAACACAGACTAAAAGTAGTGTTTTTTAAGCTAGTTTGGCAAGGAGCTTTTTCTCCTCACTTAAATGAAAAATATTCATGTGAAATTCTCTTCATGTCTTGTGAAACACGCAAAGAAAACTGCAAAGtaaaaaaagaagggattttatatggatggataaacatatatccatccatccatccatttcttaccgcttgtccctgtcgagGTCAGGGGGGGTGGATGGAGCCCTTTTCCAGCTGCATTCGGCCGGAAGGCAGGgaacgccctggacaagtcgccataaatatatacatatatatttt contains:
- the LOC133620209 gene encoding uncharacterized protein isoform X2, with amino-acid sequence MTAGAEFDSKVGVMAPFSEFPSTKEKSPQQSSSQEQMAAACGDEASFSAAAIDSEEEWKGDESVPSDDSGDEWKKSKKSQFKVREKRKSAISCKVCGKGFHAMISLANHSEAHAKDMCGVCGKRFESDADFTGHVKTHMRGSVCGVCGKGFGTTKALETHMRVHTGEKPFKCGECHKAFNCQHNMRRHMRTHTGEKPYACDVCGQHFNDHSTRKRHMMIHECEAMEITTSTSPSQQTGRVICAVCGKMFNSLTTLVNHGNSHPTDCGVCGLHMDSQDDLTLHRKSHCDGKECAMCGKCFDSCKELEVHIRVHTGEKPFLCSHCGKAFNYQQNMKRHMRTHTGEKPYACSVCGKRFNDYSARKRHLQMHENKKNAGENDAQGAAGAMPKPKRREICVVCGKMFHSIISLVNHANSHTTDCGVCGARMECQSDLMVHLKTHRNGKVCHECGKCFDSRRDLETHMRVHTGEKPFSCAVCNKAFNCLHNMNRHERTHTGEKPYACSVCGRCFADRSGLKKHSTVHTGEKAHSCEVCGKSFFRKAYVRLHMKTHGLQPKPPVPESFGA
- the LOC133620209 gene encoding uncharacterized protein isoform X1 — protein: MSSFQRLKVTVNERLSAAAEEIFEAVRGTIVGLHEELVRSKREIDRLQKLNKIPTDPDKKSADQPELALSVWNEDFQPGNQPQEEAEQSEEEWIAPLGNEMTAGAEFDSKVGVMAPFSEFPSTKEKSPQQSSSQEQMAAACGDEASFSAAAIDSEEEWKGDESVPSDDSGDEWKKSKKSQFKVREKRKSAISCKVCGKGFHAMISLANHSEAHAKDMCGVCGKRFESDADFTGHVKTHMRGSVCGVCGKGFGTTKALETHMRVHTGEKPFKCGECHKAFNCQHNMRRHMRTHTGEKPYACDVCGQHFNDHSTRKRHMMIHECEAMEITTSTSPSQQTGRVICAVCGKMFNSLTTLVNHGNSHPTDCGVCGLHMDSQDDLTLHRKSHCDGKECAMCGKCFDSCKELEVHIRVHTGEKPFLCSHCGKAFNYQQNMKRHMRTHTGEKPYACSVCGKRFNDYSARKRHLQMHENKKNAGENDAQGAAGAMPKPKRREICVVCGKMFHSIISLVNHANSHTTDCGVCGARMECQSDLMVHLKTHRNGKVCHECGKCFDSRRDLETHMRVHTGEKPFSCAVCNKAFNCLHNMNRHERTHTGEKPYACSVCGRCFADRSGLKKHSTVHTGEKAHSCEVCGKSFFRKAYVRLHMKTHGLQPKPPVPESFGA